A window from Akkermansia muciniphila encodes these proteins:
- a CDS encoding DUF5131 family protein, which yields MAMWNPWRGCHRYSAGCKFCYIHQADRRRGMNTDEIVKTDKFHAPVLKNKKGDYRMKSGQTVYLGFSTDFLIREADPWRGECWDMIRERRDLNFIFLTKRIERFMECIPGDWADGYDNVTVGCTVENQDRADFRLPIFNKLPIKHKNIICQPLLEQVDLAPYLNQIELVVAGGESNSCARPLNYEWVLSIREQCIRSKVHFDFRQCGTHFIKDGKMYRLHVRQLCSQAKKAGINC from the coding sequence ATGGCTATGTGGAACCCATGGCGCGGATGCCACCGGTACAGCGCCGGGTGCAAATTCTGTTATATTCATCAAGCCGACAGACGGAGGGGAATGAATACGGACGAGATCGTGAAAACGGACAAGTTCCATGCCCCCGTGCTGAAGAATAAAAAGGGAGATTACAGAATGAAATCCGGCCAGACCGTGTATCTGGGCTTCTCCACGGATTTTCTCATCCGGGAGGCGGACCCGTGGCGCGGCGAATGCTGGGACATGATCCGGGAACGCCGGGACCTGAATTTTATTTTCCTGACCAAAAGAATTGAACGGTTCATGGAATGCATCCCCGGTGACTGGGCGGACGGCTATGACAACGTCACCGTAGGCTGCACGGTGGAAAACCAGGACAGGGCGGATTTCAGGCTCCCCATCTTCAACAAGCTTCCCATCAAGCATAAAAACATCATTTGCCAGCCGCTTCTTGAGCAGGTGGACCTGGCCCCGTATTTAAACCAGATTGAACTGGTCGTCGCAGGCGGAGAATCCAACAGCTGCGCCAGGCCCCTGAATTATGAATGGGTCTTATCCATCCGGGAACAATGCATCCGGAGCAAGGTCCATTTTGACTTCAGGCAATGCGGGACACACTTCATCAAAGACGGGAAAATGTACCGTCTGCACGTCAGGCAACTATGCAGCCAGGCGAAGAAGGCCGGCATCAACTGCTGA
- a CDS encoding four helix bundle suffix domain-containing protein, translating into MNSMDGMSHGFIPKHGGYRNLVVYRIAEIIYDFTFRFCNKYVKNQGRTYDQMVQAARSGMQNIAEGSVDSGVSKASELKLTGIAKGSLQELKEDYLSYLRQRGLEQWENNSLYAQELIRARFPSAQEVIRWVGKHRNFRPDHFGANTAVILINVALGLLAKLIQAQEKDFMQNGGIRERMTRARMEQRKYRGK; encoded by the coding sequence ATGAACTCCATGGACGGAATGTCTCATGGATTTATTCCCAAGCATGGAGGATACAGGAATCTGGTGGTGTACCGGATTGCGGAGATCATTTATGATTTCACCTTCCGGTTCTGCAATAAATACGTGAAAAACCAAGGACGGACTTATGACCAGATGGTTCAGGCAGCCCGTTCCGGCATGCAGAATATCGCGGAAGGGAGCGTGGATTCAGGAGTCAGCAAAGCGTCTGAATTGAAACTGACGGGAATCGCCAAGGGAAGCCTTCAGGAACTAAAGGAAGACTACCTTTCCTATCTGCGCCAGCGGGGACTGGAACAGTGGGAAAATAACAGCCTTTACGCGCAAGAGCTGATCAGGGCCAGGTTTCCTTCCGCACAGGAAGTTATCCGGTGGGTGGGCAAGCACAGGAATTTCCGCCCGGACCATTTTGGGGCAAATACAGCCGTTATCCTCATTAACGTAGCCCTTGGCCTGCTTGCTAAATTGATTCAAGCCCAGGAAAAGGATTTCATGCAGAACGGCGGCATCCGTGAACGCATGACCCGCGCACGCATGGAGCAGCGCAAATACCGGGGCAAATAA
- a CDS encoding class I SAM-dependent methyltransferase codes for MSRTYRHCLDCKKELIPADTDIFRVIDGEGDGRPDVFADQMGDRVLVSTRDCSIPADLERELRELDIPVFHKRLEQNQKEAPVQIAGPELPLQFTVTEQGVRFKIDMSTGYSQGIFLDQRDHRRRVRERSGPGMRVLNTFAYTGAFSVYAALGGAQTTTLDLAQPCLDWARENFSLNGIDPATQYFCKGDVRRWLERFSRQGRTFHGIILDPPTFSRDDRGRVFRVESHYGELVAQARECLEPGGWMLCTSNCRKLSHADFRRMVAEAVPGFRLTHDSMPPDFTGEDYLKRLWIDWK; via the coding sequence GTGAGCCGCACCTACCGCCATTGCCTGGACTGTAAAAAGGAATTGATTCCCGCTGATACCGACATCTTCCGCGTGATTGACGGGGAAGGAGACGGTCGCCCGGACGTATTTGCGGACCAGATGGGAGACCGCGTTCTGGTCTCCACGCGGGACTGCTCCATCCCTGCGGATTTGGAGCGCGAACTCCGGGAACTGGATATCCCCGTGTTCCACAAAAGGCTGGAACAGAATCAGAAGGAAGCGCCCGTGCAAATAGCCGGACCGGAACTCCCCCTGCAATTCACGGTCACGGAGCAGGGCGTGCGTTTCAAGATAGACATGTCCACCGGTTATTCCCAGGGAATCTTTCTGGACCAGCGCGACCACCGCCGCCGGGTGAGGGAACGGAGCGGTCCCGGCATGAGGGTGCTGAACACCTTTGCCTACACGGGGGCCTTTTCCGTTTATGCTGCCCTGGGAGGGGCTCAGACGACCACGCTGGACCTGGCTCAGCCGTGCCTGGACTGGGCCAGGGAAAACTTCAGCCTGAACGGCATTGACCCCGCCACCCAGTATTTCTGCAAGGGGGACGTGCGCCGCTGGCTGGAACGGTTCTCCAGGCAGGGCCGCACCTTCCACGGCATTATTCTGGACCCCCCCACCTTCTCCCGGGATGACCGGGGAAGGGTGTTCCGGGTGGAATCCCACTATGGGGAACTGGTGGCCCAGGCGCGCGAATGCCTGGAACCCGGCGGCTGGATGCTGTGCACCAGCAATTGCCGCAAGCTGAGCCACGCGGACTTCCGCAGGATGGTGGCGGAAGCCGTTCCGGGCTTCCGGCTGACCCATGATTCCATGCCCCCGGACTTCACGGGGGAGGATTATCTGAAAAGATTGTGGATAGATTGGAAATAA
- the aroE gene encoding shikimate dehydrogenase — MKPYYTLADLLDEEHPFDAGEPVPARLAVIGFPISHSKSPAMQQAALDAAGIRARYIRIQASPEEFADVVRLLREKGFTGANVTVPHKQAACSLCDDTDALSRATGSVNTLVFQKDGSVSGFNTDGPGFARAIREEFSVDLRDLKVVLLGACGGAGLALAYTCAMQHCERLTLAGRSEEKLQSLKDRLNSFFIDEHRLEGASDRLAAHLNNTPRFNAAVAEADLIVNATSLGLKPTDPSPVPPALLSAHHLVYDLQTHDDTFQMEARFQGARVSNGLSMLVHQGALSFERWFGIKPDISAMRQALEQKHA; from the coding sequence ATGAAACCCTACTACACCCTGGCCGATCTTCTGGATGAAGAACATCCGTTTGATGCCGGAGAACCCGTTCCCGCCAGACTGGCCGTGATCGGCTTCCCCATCTCCCATTCCAAATCCCCCGCCATGCAGCAGGCCGCGCTGGATGCCGCGGGCATCCGTGCGCGCTACATCCGCATCCAGGCTTCTCCGGAAGAGTTCGCGGACGTGGTGCGCCTGCTCCGTGAGAAGGGATTCACCGGCGCCAACGTAACGGTGCCCCACAAGCAGGCGGCGTGTTCCCTGTGCGACGATACGGATGCCCTTTCCCGCGCCACAGGCTCCGTCAATACGCTCGTCTTTCAGAAAGACGGCTCCGTTTCCGGCTTCAATACGGACGGCCCGGGCTTTGCGCGCGCCATCCGGGAGGAATTCTCTGTGGACCTGCGCGATCTGAAGGTTGTTCTATTGGGCGCCTGCGGCGGAGCCGGACTGGCCCTGGCGTACACCTGCGCCATGCAGCACTGCGAGCGTCTGACACTGGCCGGAAGATCGGAAGAAAAGCTCCAGTCCCTGAAGGACAGGCTGAATTCCTTCTTTATTGACGAACACAGGCTGGAAGGCGCTTCCGACCGCCTGGCGGCCCACCTGAACAACACGCCGCGCTTCAACGCCGCCGTGGCGGAAGCGGACCTGATTGTGAACGCTACTTCCCTGGGCCTGAAGCCCACGGACCCGTCCCCCGTGCCGCCGGCCCTGCTCTCCGCCCACCACCTGGTGTATGATTTACAGACGCATGACGACACGTTCCAGATGGAAGCCCGCTTCCAGGGAGCCAGGGTCTCCAACGGCCTTTCCATGCTGGTTCACCAGGGAGCCCTGTCCTTTGAACGCTGGTTCGGCATCAAGCCGGACATCTCCGCCATGCGCCAAGCCCTGGAACAAAAGCATGCCTGA
- a CDS encoding A/G-specific adenine glycosylase, with product MPDSAPDFDLRAFQKALVEWFRREGKDYPWRRTTDPWHILVSELMLQQTTIPTVLGRYERWMRQFPTPGHLAAVDEQTALRSWEGLGYYRRVRSLQAIAREIVHEFGGEFPDNPEGLKRLPGIGPYTSGALLSFAFNKAAPIVDANVARVLARIDNYSVPVDSTEGLKYLWTRAESLVDPEHAREFNSAIMELGQTYCRISAPDCLLCPVRSFCSAEQPETLPVKNPKPEITRVEHHDILYLRSKSILLAKCPEGKRHAGMYRFPQREDDHTLSLPHVLKQTYSVTRYKVTRYIHHVTESPAFQEGEELVPLDKVHELPMASPDRKALNSPILGKLLDQIR from the coding sequence ATGCCTGACTCCGCTCCAGATTTTGACCTCCGGGCGTTCCAGAAGGCGCTGGTGGAGTGGTTCCGGCGGGAGGGGAAGGATTACCCGTGGCGCCGGACCACGGACCCGTGGCACATCCTGGTTTCCGAGCTGATGCTCCAGCAGACCACCATTCCCACCGTTCTGGGAAGGTATGAACGGTGGATGCGCCAGTTTCCCACTCCGGGGCATCTGGCCGCCGTGGACGAACAGACGGCCCTGCGCTCCTGGGAGGGGCTGGGGTATTACCGCCGCGTGCGTTCCCTCCAGGCCATCGCCAGGGAGATTGTCCACGAATTCGGCGGAGAGTTCCCGGACAACCCGGAAGGGCTGAAACGCCTGCCGGGCATCGGCCCGTATACGTCGGGGGCTCTTCTTTCCTTCGCCTTCAACAAGGCGGCCCCCATCGTGGACGCCAACGTGGCGCGCGTACTGGCCCGCATTGACAATTATTCCGTGCCCGTGGATTCCACGGAAGGCCTGAAGTACCTGTGGACCCGGGCGGAAAGCCTGGTGGACCCGGAACATGCCCGTGAATTCAATTCCGCCATCATGGAGCTGGGGCAGACCTATTGCAGGATCAGCGCGCCGGACTGCCTGCTGTGCCCCGTCCGCTCCTTCTGCTCCGCGGAACAGCCGGAAACGCTCCCCGTCAAGAATCCCAAACCGGAAATCACGCGGGTGGAGCACCACGACATTCTGTACCTCCGCAGCAAGTCCATCCTGCTGGCAAAATGCCCGGAAGGAAAACGCCACGCCGGGATGTACCGCTTCCCCCAGCGGGAGGATGACCATACCCTTTCCCTGCCCCATGTGCTGAAACAGACCTACAGCGTCACCCGCTACAAGGTAACCCGCTACATCCACCATGTGACGGAATCCCCGGCCTTTCAGGAAGGGGAGGAACTGGTCCCCCTGGACAAGGTGCACGAGCTGCCCATGGCCTCCCCGGACCGCAAGGCCCTGAATTCCCCCATTCTAGGCAAATTGCTGGACCAAATCAGATGA
- the ppdK gene encoding pyruvate, phosphate dikinase: MSTNSCACSASTDKFVYSFGGGSADGNGSMKNLLGGKGANLAEMARIGLPVPPGFTITTEVCTYYYDHECTYPAQLDAQIKEGVARMEQILGRKFGDTEAMPMLVAVRSGARESMPGMMDTILNLGLNEKSVEAMVKATGNPRFAWDCYRRFVQMYGDVVLGVQKNPDEDHEPFEAAIAAIKEERYGSPDVEDTKLSADDLKELVSRFKALVLERTGHEFPECPWEQLQGAIGAVFGSWNNDRAIVYRQKYGIPSEWGTAVNVQAMVFGNTGEESGSGVAFTRNPASGENEFYGEFLMNAQGEDVVAGVRTPAPVAALHDVMPAAFNELMRIREVLENHFHDMQDFEFTIQDRTVYMLQTRNGKRTGVAAFRIACEMVEQGLIDWKTAVRRIPADQVDQLLTPIFDREAIKQAKMLTRGLPAGPGAATGRIYLNAERCVEAADNGEKVLLVRLETSPEDLRGMIAAEGILTARGGVSSHAALVARQMGKVCVCGADEVIVDYNTRTVTVGGMTFNEGDYMSIDGTSGLVYAGKVETSPSEIIQVLISKTMKPEDSRTYQNFARLMQWCDDCTKMKVRTNADSPSQTEAALAFGATGIGLCRTEHMFFEGDRIDFVREMILSTKKSDRVAAVSKLLPYQKGDFKGIFKALKGLPGTIRLLDPPLHEFLPQTKEQQLDLAQKIGMPVEVIMRRVAELHEFNPMLGHRGCRLGIAYPEITEMQARAIFEAAVEVSQEEGFSVVPEIMVPLVAFKKELDIQKAIIDKVAKQVFEEKGAKVDYLVGTMIEIPRAAVTADEIAETAQFFSFGTNDLTQTGLGMSRDDSGSFLPQYQELEIIKKNVFASIDQAGVGKLMKIAVELGRSTRPDIKLGICGEHGGDPASVKFCNTLGLTYVSCSPYRVPTARLAAAQAALEQA, translated from the coding sequence ATGTCCACCAATTCCTGCGCATGCAGCGCATCTACTGACAAATTCGTCTATTCCTTCGGCGGAGGGTCCGCCGACGGCAATGGCAGCATGAAAAATCTTCTGGGCGGCAAGGGCGCCAACCTTGCGGAAATGGCCCGAATCGGCCTTCCTGTCCCTCCCGGATTCACCATTACCACGGAGGTCTGCACTTACTACTACGATCACGAATGCACCTATCCCGCCCAGCTTGACGCGCAGATCAAGGAAGGCGTCGCCAGGATGGAACAGATCCTGGGCCGCAAGTTCGGCGATACGGAAGCCATGCCCATGCTGGTGGCCGTGCGTTCCGGCGCCCGCGAATCCATGCCCGGCATGATGGACACGATTCTGAACCTCGGCCTGAATGAAAAATCCGTGGAAGCCATGGTAAAGGCCACGGGCAACCCCCGCTTCGCATGGGACTGCTACCGCCGCTTCGTCCAGATGTACGGCGATGTGGTGCTGGGCGTGCAGAAAAACCCGGATGAAGACCACGAACCCTTTGAAGCCGCCATCGCCGCCATCAAGGAAGAACGCTACGGCAGCCCGGATGTGGAAGACACCAAGCTCTCCGCGGACGACCTGAAGGAACTGGTCTCCCGCTTCAAGGCGCTGGTGCTGGAACGTACCGGCCATGAATTCCCGGAATGCCCCTGGGAACAGCTTCAGGGCGCCATCGGCGCCGTGTTCGGTTCCTGGAACAATGACCGCGCCATCGTTTACCGCCAGAAATACGGCATCCCGTCCGAATGGGGCACCGCCGTCAACGTGCAGGCCATGGTGTTCGGCAATACGGGTGAAGAATCCGGTTCCGGCGTGGCGTTCACCCGCAACCCCGCCTCCGGCGAAAACGAATTCTACGGTGAATTCCTGATGAACGCCCAGGGTGAAGACGTGGTGGCCGGCGTGCGTACGCCCGCTCCCGTAGCGGCCCTTCACGACGTGATGCCCGCCGCCTTCAATGAACTGATGCGCATCCGCGAAGTGCTGGAAAACCACTTCCACGACATGCAGGACTTTGAATTCACCATTCAGGACCGCACCGTGTACATGCTCCAGACCCGCAACGGCAAGCGCACCGGCGTAGCAGCCTTCCGCATCGCCTGTGAAATGGTGGAGCAGGGCCTGATCGACTGGAAAACCGCCGTGCGCCGCATCCCCGCGGACCAGGTGGACCAGCTGCTGACCCCCATCTTTGACCGTGAAGCCATCAAGCAGGCCAAGATGCTCACCCGCGGCCTTCCCGCCGGCCCCGGCGCCGCCACCGGCCGCATCTACCTGAACGCGGAACGCTGCGTGGAAGCTGCGGACAACGGTGAAAAAGTGCTTCTGGTTCGTCTGGAAACCTCTCCGGAAGACCTGCGCGGCATGATTGCCGCTGAAGGCATCCTGACCGCCCGCGGCGGCGTTTCCTCCCACGCGGCCCTCGTCGCCCGCCAGATGGGCAAGGTCTGCGTCTGCGGCGCTGATGAAGTCATCGTGGACTACAACACCCGCACCGTCACCGTTGGAGGCATGACCTTCAATGAAGGCGACTACATGTCCATCGACGGAACGAGCGGCCTGGTGTACGCCGGCAAGGTGGAAACCTCCCCCTCTGAAATCATCCAGGTTCTGATCTCCAAGACCATGAAGCCGGAAGACAGCCGCACCTACCAGAACTTCGCCAGGCTCATGCAGTGGTGCGACGACTGCACGAAGATGAAGGTCCGCACCAACGCGGACTCCCCCTCGCAGACGGAAGCCGCCCTCGCCTTTGGCGCCACGGGTATCGGCCTCTGCCGCACGGAGCACATGTTCTTTGAAGGGGACCGCATCGACTTCGTCCGTGAAATGATCCTCTCCACCAAGAAGAGCGACCGCGTGGCCGCCGTCTCCAAGCTCCTTCCCTACCAGAAGGGCGACTTCAAGGGCATCTTCAAGGCGCTCAAGGGCCTGCCGGGCACCATCCGCCTGCTGGACCCCCCCCTGCACGAATTCCTTCCCCAGACGAAGGAACAGCAGCTTGACCTGGCCCAGAAGATCGGCATGCCCGTGGAAGTCATCATGCGCCGCGTGGCTGAGCTCCATGAGTTCAACCCGATGCTCGGCCACCGCGGCTGCCGCCTTGGCATCGCCTACCCGGAAATCACGGAAATGCAGGCCCGCGCCATCTTTGAAGCCGCTGTGGAAGTCTCCCAGGAAGAAGGCTTCTCCGTGGTGCCTGAAATCATGGTTCCCCTGGTTGCCTTCAAGAAAGAGCTGGACATCCAGAAAGCCATCATTGACAAGGTGGCCAAGCAGGTATTTGAAGAAAAGGGCGCCAAGGTGGACTACCTCGTAGGCACCATGATTGAAATCCCGCGCGCCGCTGTCACGGCTGACGAAATCGCGGAAACCGCCCAGTTCTTCTCCTTCGGCACCAATGACCTGACCCAGACGGGCCTGGGCATGAGCCGCGACGACTCCGGCTCCTTCCTGCCGCAGTACCAGGAACTGGAAATCATCAAGAAGAACGTCTTCGCCTCCATTGACCAGGCTGGCGTCGGCAAGCTGATGAAGATTGCCGTGGAACTCGGCCGCTCCACCCGTCCGGACATCAAGCTGGGCATCTGCGGTGAACACGGCGGCGACCCCGCCTCCGTCAAGTTCTGCAACACGCTGGGCCTGACCTACGTGAGCTGCTCCCCCTACCGCGTCCCGACCGCCCGTCTGGCCGCCGCCCAGGCAGCTCTGGAACAGGCGTAA
- a CDS encoding glucose-6-phosphate isomerase → MSLYAQQLVRYPELGISLDFSKLPLDDAFLSSMQGRIDRAFADMKALESGAIANPDEKRMVGHYWLRNSALAPTPELKAAIDAPLADVKAFGRDILEGKITPPGAEQYSAALVIGIGGSALGPELVADAIPAAGLDMFFLDNTDPDGMYKVLETLPLEETLVVVISKSGGTPETRNGMLVAQDFFKKNGVEFAPQAVAVTGVGSKLDKTAETEGWLKRFPMEDWVGGRTSVMSVVGLVPAVLQGVDVDELLEGARLMDEKTRRDCVKCNASMKLALAWYKATNGKGEKDMVVLPYKDALVLFSKYLQQLIMESLGKRLDLDGIEVCQGISVYGNKGSTDQHAYVQQLRDGVNNFFATFIEVRECSADAVEVEAGATCGDFLQGFLRGTRQALAESGRSSITISIPEVNAKTLGMLVALFERAVSFYASLVNINAYHQPGVEAGKKAAGTFLALLGKVRAALGSTPETAAQVAARLDADQEAVYHCLVHIASSDSSVKWVQSSCADEDTFCKA, encoded by the coding sequence ATGAGCCTATACGCACAACAACTCGTTCGCTACCCTGAACTGGGCATCTCCCTTGACTTCTCCAAACTCCCGCTGGATGACGCCTTCCTGTCCTCCATGCAGGGGCGGATAGACAGGGCGTTCGCCGACATGAAGGCGCTGGAATCCGGCGCCATTGCCAACCCGGATGAAAAACGCATGGTGGGCCACTACTGGCTGCGCAACTCCGCACTGGCTCCCACGCCGGAACTGAAAGCCGCCATTGACGCTCCTCTGGCGGACGTCAAGGCCTTTGGCCGGGACATTTTGGAAGGCAAAATCACACCTCCCGGCGCGGAACAGTACTCCGCCGCCCTTGTCATCGGCATCGGCGGTTCCGCTCTTGGCCCGGAACTGGTGGCAGATGCCATCCCGGCCGCCGGGCTGGATATGTTCTTCCTGGACAACACGGACCCGGACGGCATGTACAAGGTGCTGGAAACCCTGCCGCTGGAAGAAACGCTCGTCGTCGTCATCTCCAAGTCCGGCGGCACGCCGGAAACCCGCAACGGCATGCTGGTGGCCCAGGACTTCTTCAAGAAAAACGGCGTGGAATTCGCGCCCCAGGCTGTTGCCGTCACGGGCGTAGGCTCCAAACTGGACAAGACGGCTGAAACGGAAGGCTGGCTCAAGCGCTTCCCGATGGAAGACTGGGTGGGCGGCCGCACGTCCGTCATGTCCGTAGTGGGCCTGGTTCCTGCCGTACTTCAGGGCGTGGACGTGGATGAACTGTTGGAAGGAGCGCGCCTGATGGATGAAAAGACCCGCCGGGACTGCGTGAAATGCAACGCCTCCATGAAGCTGGCGCTGGCCTGGTACAAGGCCACCAACGGCAAGGGGGAAAAGGACATGGTGGTTCTTCCTTACAAGGATGCCCTGGTGCTCTTCTCCAAATACCTTCAGCAGCTCATTATGGAATCCCTCGGCAAAAGGCTGGACCTGGACGGCATTGAAGTCTGCCAGGGCATCTCCGTATATGGCAACAAGGGTTCCACGGACCAGCACGCCTATGTGCAGCAGCTCCGCGACGGCGTGAACAACTTCTTCGCCACCTTCATTGAAGTGCGGGAATGTTCCGCGGATGCGGTGGAAGTGGAAGCGGGCGCCACCTGCGGAGACTTCCTCCAGGGCTTCCTGCGCGGCACCCGCCAGGCTCTGGCGGAATCCGGCCGTTCCTCCATCACCATCTCCATCCCGGAAGTGAACGCCAAGACGCTCGGCATGCTGGTCGCCCTGTTTGAGCGCGCCGTCTCCTTCTATGCCTCCCTGGTAAACATCAACGCCTACCACCAGCCCGGCGTGGAAGCCGGCAAAAAGGCCGCGGGCACCTTCCTGGCCCTGCTGGGCAAGGTAAGGGCGGCCCTTGGCTCCACCCCGGAAACCGCCGCCCAGGTGGCTGCCCGGCTGGATGCGGACCAGGAAGCCGTGTACCACTGCCTGGTGCACATCGCCTCCAGTGATTCCTCCGTCAAGTGGGTCCAGTCCTCCTGCGCGGATGAAGACACCTTCTGCAAGGCGTAA
- the aat gene encoding leucyl/phenylalanyl-tRNA--protein transferase — protein MTPELTPELVLSAYCQGCFPMADPETGEISFYEPDPRALIPLDDRFHLPHGLKRILKKKPFEIRMDAAFPEVVHACARTDEPEEQWIDGQIEEVYGRLHEMGFAHSVECWDEEGLQGGLYGVSLGKAFFGESMFHRKTDASKIALVALVQYLRAHQFLFLDTQWTTPHLLKFGTYEVPAGEYRKLLKRALEG, from the coding sequence ATGACTCCTGAACTGACACCGGAACTGGTTCTTTCCGCCTACTGCCAGGGGTGTTTTCCCATGGCGGATCCGGAAACGGGGGAAATCTCCTTCTATGAACCGGACCCCCGCGCCCTGATTCCTCTGGATGACCGCTTCCACCTTCCGCACGGACTCAAGCGGATTCTGAAAAAGAAACCTTTTGAAATACGAATGGACGCCGCCTTTCCGGAGGTGGTCCATGCCTGCGCCCGGACGGACGAACCGGAGGAACAATGGATAGACGGGCAGATTGAGGAGGTGTATGGCAGGCTTCACGAGATGGGCTTTGCCCACAGCGTGGAATGCTGGGATGAGGAAGGATTGCAGGGGGGACTTTACGGGGTTTCCCTGGGGAAGGCGTTCTTCGGGGAGAGCATGTTTCACCGGAAAACGGACGCCAGCAAGATTGCGCTGGTGGCCCTGGTGCAGTACCTGCGTGCGCACCAGTTCCTTTTTCTGGATACGCAGTGGACTACGCCGCATTTGCTGAAATTCGGCACGTACGAGGTTCCGGCGGGGGAATACCGGAAGCTGCTGAAGAGGGCGCTGGAGGGGTGA
- a CDS encoding tetratricopeptide repeat protein — MKKLAYVAGLFALTCAPLLAALYENLEVGMDKDQVLKTLRQSKQLEGPPTDALLSRTGLNGVFKTRQSIGGQTFSLNFDYDPSGGLRAVVFYSRSKCRGSEYETKLKSAYKALLVGLTEKFGEPANMPEWVAKESLQEGRIQYMHMWRVSPGVFLMSGLGNMGAMEGYFPIFRFSGPSGMPPKSKRDREELKREWAAIPEFPGLKEAELHISDAVRAMGSKKYEDAFECFQQAAELGSPRGYWGMAFLSELGKYGVKRDKKKADEMNRKAAAAGYAASASKFGATWPDAARALGLSAAAAREQLHMRQRAAAEGYASEQYNMGIMYHTGFGMPKDPAKAREWFQKAADQDDVQAKSILKKLQ; from the coding sequence ATGAAAAAACTAGCCTATGTTGCGGGACTCTTCGCGCTTACGTGCGCCCCTCTGCTTGCCGCCCTGTATGAAAACCTGGAAGTGGGAATGGACAAGGACCAGGTGCTGAAAACCCTGAGGCAGAGCAAGCAGCTTGAAGGGCCGCCCACGGATGCCCTCCTTTCACGCACCGGCCTCAACGGCGTATTTAAGACCAGGCAGTCCATCGGCGGCCAGACCTTTTCCCTGAACTTTGACTATGACCCCTCCGGCGGTTTGAGGGCCGTTGTTTTCTACTCCCGCAGCAAATGCCGCGGTTCCGAGTATGAAACCAAGCTGAAATCCGCCTACAAGGCGCTTCTGGTGGGCCTGACGGAAAAGTTCGGGGAGCCGGCGAACATGCCGGAATGGGTGGCCAAGGAATCTCTCCAGGAAGGCCGCATCCAGTACATGCACATGTGGAGGGTGTCTCCCGGCGTCTTCCTGATGTCCGGCCTGGGCAACATGGGAGCCATGGAGGGATACTTCCCCATTTTCCGCTTTTCCGGGCCGTCCGGCATGCCCCCCAAGTCCAAAAGGGACCGGGAGGAACTGAAAAGGGAATGGGCCGCCATTCCGGAATTCCCCGGCTTGAAGGAAGCCGAGCTCCACATCTCCGACGCCGTGCGCGCCATGGGCTCCAAAAAATATGAGGACGCCTTTGAATGCTTCCAGCAGGCGGCGGAGCTGGGCAGCCCCCGCGGCTACTGGGGCATGGCGTTCCTGTCTGAGCTGGGCAAATACGGCGTGAAGAGGGACAAGAAAAAAGCGGATGAAATGAACCGCAAGGCCGCTGCTGCGGGATATGCCGCCTCCGCCTCCAAATTCGGCGCCACGTGGCCGGATGCCGCGCGGGCCCTGGGCCTCTCCGCCGCGGCAGCCAGGGAACAGCTCCATATGCGCCAGCGGGCGGCTGCGGAAGGCTATGCCTCGGAACAATACAACATGGGCATCATGTACCACACCGGTTTTGGCATGCCCAAGGACCCTGCCAAAGCCCGTGAATGGTTCCAGAAGGCGGCGGACCAGGATGACGTGCAGGCTAAAAGCATCCTGAAAAAACTCCAGTAA